In the Pseudobacteroides sp. genome, CACAGACAAAAGATATCTAGCCAAAAAGGTGCAACCTATGTCATCAACAGGGCTCTATTCAGAAACAGGTGACCAAAGCCGTTTTGCTATAACTACCTATACTTATAATGGTTACGGACAAATTACATCCCAAAAAGACCCTGAAGGCAACGTTACAACTTACGATTACGACTCAAAAGGCTACCTCATATCCGAGACCAGCCCTGAAGGCAACGTTACCAAATACACCAATAATCCGATTGGATGGACAACAAAAATAATATCTCCAAAAGGCTACTCTATAGACTACACTTTTGACAACAATGGAGCTATTATAAAGGAAGCTGCAAGCACAGGGGAAACAAGACGTTTTGTGTACAATGCTGCAGGAAGGAAAGTAAGAGAGATATCCCCCAATCTTTATGAGCCTGAAAATGAGGATACAACTACCAATACCTATAATGGTGGTGAGGGCTCTTACATAACATATTACCCAAGCGGCCTAGTGAAATCCATAACTGATGCTGAAAACAACACAAAGTCCTATACATATGATCTGTATGGACAGATTGAGACAGAATCAAAGGGCGATGGGAGTGTGGTCAAATATGAGTATGACAAGCTTAACAGGCTATATAAGGTATATTTTGTATCAAAGCGTGGAGCTACTCCTATCCTGTTAAGGGAATACAAGTATGAGGTCCTGTCAGACAAAAATACAAAAAGGACTGAAAAGGTTTACTTCAATGACAAGGAAACGGCGGAAACAGTAGAGATACTGGATTACAGGAATAATGTTGTGGAGAAGATAGATGCAGAAGGAGCTGCCACCTCTACTCAGTATTATTCCAATGGTGCGATTTCGAGCACAAAGGATGAAATGGGTTATTCCACTTATTATAGATATGATGGTATTGGAAGGCTGACTGAAAAATGGAGCCCATTTGAGGAAGTAAAAGGAACTGTTTACTACTCATATACATCTATTGAGTACGACAAAGCTGGAAGAGTAACGGCCCAGAGGTCTAGTTCTGAAAAAGTACTGCTTTACAAGGTGCCAGGTAAGATTACAGGAACTTATTTCACCTATGATAAGGATGGAAACAAAAAGAGCCAACATACTGATTCCGGAAGAAGGACAGAGTTCGAGTATGATGCAGATGGTAATGTAAACAGAGAGACGGTTTATGTTGATAAGACAAACAAAATAACTACAATATATGAAAACAACCAGTTTGGTAAAACAGTAAAACAAAAGGAATATATTGAGAAAAGGGATTTGGCTGGAAACGATACTGGACTAAAAGAAGATCTTCAGGAGCTTGTAACAAGCTACGAATATGATAAGGAAGGCAATGTTGTTTCCGTATCAAAGCCTGATGGAACAAAAAACGATTATGTTCATGATAAGCTTGGAAGGCAGACAAGCACAGTAATCTATGAGGTTGATGAAGCAGGAAATGAAATTATCGAGACTACTTCAACAACATATGATTTTGAGGGTAAAAAGATTTCTTCAACTGATGCTAACGGATATACTACCAAGTACCAGTACAACAGAATGGGGTTGTTGGAAAAAGTGATTGACCCTGCAGGGGGGATAGCTGCATATTATTACGACAGAGCAGGAAGAAAAACCGCTGAGGTTTCACCTGCCAATTACTACTCCAACAAAGCCCTTACCGATCTTAACAGGATTGAATACGCTTATGATAAGACAGGAAGAATCATTACTAAGAGTGATATATATAAGAATCCAGTTAGCGGGAAAATGGAAAAGGTAGTTTCCAAAGCCTACAAGTATGACAGCAGAGGAAATGTAATAAAAGAAGTTGATGCATTGGGATACCTTGCAGGAACAGGCAGCACCGTTGATGAACGTATTGATAAAGGCTATGGAACAGAGTATTCTTATAATGCAGCAGGGCTTAAGACTTCTGTTCTCGATCCTGTATCAAAGGAAAGAGAACTGGATTCTACAACCAAATGGGAATATGATGCAAAGGGGCAGATTATAGCAGAAATCAGTACCGATGGAGCTAAGGATTCCAATGAGTATGACAGCGATGGGAATATCATTTTCCAAAAACACACAAGTCCAAAAACCGGTGTAGTCAGCATTATTAAGTCGAATACATATGATTATTTGGGTAATTTGCTGACTGCTAAGGATGCTAAGGGTAATACTACATACTATGAATACAATAACTTTGGGCAAAAGAGAAAAGCAAAGCTTCCTGGAGATGAGAGCATTCCATCAATGGAGGTATATTACCAGTACGACAAACAGGGAAGGCTTTCAAAAGAAATATATGCAAACAGCAAGGTCATAATCCACAAATACAACAATAAGAGCCTTGAAGTTGCTACTACTGAGCAAAAACTTGACGAAAGCCAGGCAATTACTGTATCCTCAGTCTACGATGCAAATGGAAACAAGGTTATTGAGAAAGATGGAAACGGTAACGAGAAGGTTAAAAAGTATGATGCTCTAAACAGATTAATCTCAGAGAAAACAATTGTTACTGATGTCAACAGAAAGAAGATAACAAAGATTACAAGTTATACATACGACAAGAACGGCAATCAGACTTCCATCAAGGATTGGAAGGGAAATAAGCTTACAATGGAGTATGATCCGTTAAACAGGCTTATAAAGAAAACCGACCAGAATGGAAAAGTGATAGAGTCACTTTATTACTATGCAAACAGCATTCAGTCAAAGTCAACTGATGCCCTTGGAAACTCAACTTCCTTCTGGTATGATAAAAACAACAGACTTGTAAAAAAGGTTGATTCTCTTAAAAACACAACTTTGCAAAGCTATGACAATGAGGGGAACATAGATAGCAAGACCGATGGAAGAGGAAATGTAACAAAGTATGTTTATGATGATTTCAACAGACTCATACAGGTGAGAAATGCAAAAGATGAGCTTACAAGTTACAGCTATGATGCAAACGGAAACATGACCTCCATCAAGGATGGAAAGGGTAATGTAGAAACCTATGAGTACAATGTTGCAAACAAGATAAAAAGAAGAATTGATCACGGAGGTAAGACAGGGGCCGTTTATAACAAGGCAAAAACAGAAGTTTATACTTACGACTGCTATGGAAATAAGGCATCGGTAGTCGACAGAAACGGTATTAAAACAAGTTTTTATTACGATATTCACGGACGTTTGGTTAAGAAGGAAGCTGGAAAGGTTTTTGAAGAAAATACTCTTAACCAGAGCGGTGAAAAGCTAACATTAAGTAATGTTGAGGTAGCCTTTGTTGAATACTCATACGACGATAACGGAAACATACTTACAATTGAGGGGGCTACAGGTATAACAACCAGAACCTATGATGAGGAGAACAGAGTAACTACCAAAACTGTTCCACAGCTGGGAACTTCAAGATACCAATATGATGCTACAGGCAAAAACATACCAAAGGGCTGCCATGCAGAAATAACCACTGATCCAAAGGGAAATGTGACATGCAAGACGTTTGACAAGGTTGGAAGGCTATCTGCTGTAACAACCGGTACTCAAACGACAAACATAGCTTATTATGATAACGGTAACAGGAAGAGTGTGACATATCCTGACGGATCAACTGAGGTATATACATACAATGGCAATAACCAGATTGAGGCTCTGTCCAACTACAGAATGTCAGGCGGCGTCAAAGTCTTGATGGATAGCTATAAGTACACATATGACAAAGCCGGCAATCAGGTAACTAAAAATGAGATAGTTAATGGAGTAAACAAAGGAGTTACAGCCTATACCTATGACAAGCTCAACAGGCTTGAAAGCGTAACCGATCCTTCAGGAAAAACTATTGCCTACACATTTGATGCAGTTGGAAACAGGACTACAGAAACGGTTACTATTACAGGAACCAAGACTGTCAATACTTATTCATATAATTCGGAAAATAGACTTCTTACTGTAAGGACTAAGATTAATGATGTTGAGACAGCGGTTGTTAAGTATGTGTATGACGGAAATGGAAATATGGTTTCCAGATCCAATGTAATCTTGGACTCAAATTCCACAGGAGATGGAAGTATATCAGCAGCAATCTCAGGTGAGAATGACAACAGCACAACATACTATGAATATGATAACTTCAATCAGCTTGTCAAGGTTGAAGCAGGAAGTAAAACCCAATACTATAATTATAATGGGGAAGGTTATAGAGTAGAAAAAACAGTAGCAGGGAAAACTACAAGGTACTTGTATGAAGGGGATAAGGTTGTTCTTGAGGTTGATGATGACGGCTTGAGGACAGCAAGAAATGTCTATGGCACAAACCTCTTAATGAGAACTATTGGTTCAACAACTGTTTACTATATGTACAACGGACATGGTGATGTAACTGCTCTGCTGGATGCATCAAGCAGCAAGATCAAGGCAGCATACAGCTATGATGAGTGGGGTAATCTGAAAGACAATAGCAAAGTAGACGGGGAGTTTGAGAAAGACGGCAACAAGGACGGAAAAGATGATAACTGGCTTTACTCGGCTTCAATTACAGCAGCACTTGTAACAAACCCTGCTATTTCAGGAGGAAAAGCACAACAGATTAAGACAACCGCTTCAACCGCTAGTGTATATAAGACTTATGCTACAGTAGCAGGTCACAAATACCTGTTTGCCGGATCATATTATATTGCAAGCAAGGGTAGTAGCTTATCAACAAGGGTAAACAGCGAAGGCAACAGTTGGAACCTAAATCTTGGTTCAGTATACTGGAGCAGTACTCTCAATCAGTGGAAGGAAGCTGGAGTTGTATTTACAGCTACAGGAACTACTACATCTCTGATACCTTGTTTTGTTGACACACAAACCTGTGAGGTATATATTGATAAGTGGAAGCTTATTGACCTTACAGAATTGTATGGAGCAGGAAATGAACCAACAACTGTAGCAGCAGCTATGACTGACTTTGATAACTCAATCATGTATGCTGGGTACCAGTATGATAAGGAAACCGGCTTGTATTATTTGAACGCCAGAATGTATGACCCCACAATAGCAAGATTTTTGCAGGAAGATACGTATACTGGGGAAATAGACGATCCGTTGAGTCTGAATTTGTATACATATTGTTATAATGAACCGATAAAGTATGATGACCCAAGCGGTCACTTTGTAAGAGTAACTGATAATGATAGGAAAGAATATATAAAAGAAAACTATGGCAAAAATATGTCAGAAGATGATGTTGCACTATTTGACAGAGAAGGTATTCTACATTTTGATGAAACAAAAATTACTGATTCTTTTAGAGAAACTACTTTATATAAGCAAACTGTAGATTCTGAAAACAATTATAAGTACAGAAAAGATGAAAAAGGTACTTGGGTTACTATCAAATTTGATGCACAAAAATATCAGTTAGACAGGGAGTCAAGGCTGTACTTTTTGAAACATTTTGCTAGAGTTCAAGCAAACGAGTTTAGAGAAAGAATGCCTAGTTATCTTAGGCCTGAAACAAAGCAAAATCCCACTGCTTATTCAGATGCCGAAGCATATAGGAAGATTGCTAACTACTCAGTAAAACTCAATGAAGCAATTATTAACTCTGATGATCAGTATAAAGTTGGGCAAGTGCTTGATGATTTACTTTTAACAATTGGGTCGTCTAAATACTCTATTAGTAAAAATAAGTATCCTAATGAATTTTTGAAAAATGGAGATAGTAAATTTCAACTTGGTCTTAGATCATTTGGGCAAGTAGGATTTAGTCCTGATCTACAAGAGAATTTCGCCAATGACCCAGATCCTAATAACGTACAACACAATCTATTAGCAATATATCTGGGGTATAATTATAAAAATTTAGCCTATTTCCCAGCCGCTTTTCACGAAACAATACAACCTATATTTAGCGGTAATCAAGTATCTGGGACTTTTGAAGACTGGGAGAGCTCAGTAAGAGGAATCAATCTTGGTAAGAGATTGGCAAATAATGTTCCTGACAAATACAAAACATATGGTGCATATACAGGAGGTTCTTCATTACCATCAGGTGAAAAAGCAAAGATGTCTAATTTAGGTAATGAGATTTATAAAATTATTACCTGGGTTAAGCCTCCTCCACCTTCACCGAAACCAGCACCAGCACCAATAGTTACACCTAAGCCCAAATAACATAATAGGCATTGAGTGCATATATTTTTATCGCCATCAAGAGCTAAATAAATATTGCATAGTATTGTAAAGGTATTATAACTTAGGTATTGAAATTGATTTTTTATGAAAGTGTAAAAATGTAATAGAATGGAGATGGATTTTTTGAAGAGATCATTTTACTTAATTATAATAGGTACAATTCTTGTTTTGATTGGATTAGTCGTAGTATATAATTATATGCACTGGGTAACTGAAAGTAAAAATACAGTTGTTATTGAAATGAGCACATCCCAAGGAAATAAAGTCAAATTGTCATTTACTGTTGGTGAAAAATATGAATCAATCATTCAGAAGTTTGAGGAAAACAACCTTAAGTATCAGAAAATTGATAAAAATATTGAGCCATTTAATTATGTTATTGACAAAGAGATTGCTATAAGGACAGGACATTTTGTTTTTATATTTACACCAGCCTTGTCATTTATTATACGTTCTAATTATAATGGAAAATCAACTGTTTTACCGTCAGGGTATGATGATGACTAATAAAGGTATTTTTTACAAACTGTGCAACAAATATTGAAACCTATTCTTAAATAATAATCAAGGCAAAAGGAAACCTGTAAAAGTGGCTAAAACTCTATTACAGGTTTTCTTTTCTGAAAACCAGCAGAGAATATCAGGGGTGCAAGCTTGTTGATGAAACGATATTTATACATGAACCATATTATGTATACCTTCGTATTATAATATAGAAGACTTTAAAAGGAAGTAAAATATATGAGACAATTTGGGCCTCCAGCATATCCACCACCAAGTGTTCCCCCACCAAAACCAGCTATTTCTTATCTCATTGACTGTGTAAACAACTATACGTATATTTGGCCTAAATATGGAATGCCTTTCTGGTTTTATCCTACAAGAATAGAATATGGCGAGGTTTCAGGCTATATATGGAATGGGAGGAATTGGACGTTCTATGGGTTTGACCCAGCATTAATTGAAGCATCTGCATGTTATCCAATTCCTACTCTATATTAACCTTATAGAACTTTGTAAAAACTTGAAACATCCTCAAAGATATACCCATGAATCATCAGGGGACTGTTTGTTGATACAATAAACGAGTATTACCTATCCACAGTATAGTGCTGGAAATATTGTATCATTTTGAATTCAAAATTTAAATTGGGCATGAGCTGGAGAAATCCGGCTCTAATTTTACACAAAATCAAATTCTGGAAATCAGCAGAGAATATCAGGGGTGCAGGGAATGAAAACAGTGGCTTAGTTTTAAAATTTTAATGTTATAATAAGAACACATATTAAAGTATAGTAATAAACAGTCATGGGAGAATAGATATGAATATTAAAGAAATTATTCAAATGATTAAGAATGCAATAGAAAGTACATTTCAAGAAATAGATAAATGGTTCGAAAAATCTGAGCAATTAAGATCTTATAGCCCTCAAGATAAGGGCTGGACAATTAATGAAATATTGGAACATATTTCATTAACTAATCACTTTCTTCTGATCTTAATCAATAAAGGAACGAAAAAAGCTATTGAAATTGCAAGAAAAGGTAATGCTAACATAGAGCTGTCAGATTATAAATTTGGCTCGGAAAAATTAGATGAAATAGCAATTTATAATTCTTTCAACTGGATAAACCCAGAACACATGGAGCCAACTGGTGAAAAAGCACTGCTAGAAATTAGAACTCTCTTGAAATCACAAGTCAATCAATGTTTAACGAACTTAGAAGAGATGGCTAATGGAGAAGGTACACTTTATAAAACAATGATGACAGTAAACAGCTTAGGTAAAATTGATGTTTATCATTATATCTATTTCCTAGCTCAACATGCTAAAAGGCATATTGCACAAATGGAAAATGTAGAAAAGGAATATATTAAATTATAAAGTGTTGGTTCCATGCCATCTGATTCAGAAGCATCAGCACGCTTCTGAAATCTGAAATATCCAGTAAGGTGCTTCTGTTTCACTCTTATCAACTAACTAAAAAGTGGGCTTCCAATCAGGTGTACTTTCCTATTCCTGAGGGTAATTTCTGCTTCCGATATTACGTTTTCAATACACGAAAATAAATATTTGTACAATTTCCAATTTTCAAAAAAGTTCTGCATGTAGAATTATTGCTGGAACGCTATGGCACAACTGTTTCGCTAGATTTTTATAAAATAATTTCCAGTCCTATATAAATTGAAGCGAAATGATAAAGTACCATAATAAAAAATTCAAAAATTATAATGATTTTTTCTAGTTAAGTTATTGCATTTTAAGAATGGCTTCAGAGCTGCCTTAGTAGACACTAACAAAGCGAGTCTTGAGAAAACCAATCCCCCCAAACTTTAGAATGGCTGGCGAAGCGTTGCTTTAGAGTCCTATAGTAGCAGCTTATAAGTAACTGAAAAGCTGCTATGCAGTGGTCTTGCAGAGTCAGGCCAGATAAAGTATACAATAAAAACATCTATAGTATACTTTATCTGGCCCTGCAAGCTATATAATGCGACTTACGCAGAATTTCCATTTTACCTTATCCGAAATTACAATTATGTACAATCAAAAACTGCAAAAATATCAACTTTCAAGAATCTACATAATGTGCTGTATATGAAAAGTATTTCTCAAAACCAATTTCTGACTGAAAACAAAGAATAAGAAAATCTTCACAAACTGCATGCATATGCTGTCCAAAAAAATTACAGTTTGGTACTTAGTTCAATTGTAATGTTTGGGAAGTAAGGTAACTGGAATGATAATCCTTATATTTTATATTTCAATTTCCTTGACTGCCTCTTCCTGTGATCAGAGAAGTAGGATTTCAAACAAGTCTATCATAAAAAAGAGTGCCTTTAAATATTAATCTTGTTAACTTGTTAATTTATCTTTATAATTAAAAGATATCAGTTTAACATTTTTTAACATAACGTTTTTAGTATTTTTAGCACTCGGCCCATATGAAAAATAGTTTATCTAAAGCTGACTCGAAAGGCAAATGTAATAGACAATATTAGAATCTGTTTAAAGAGTACAGAGTGTACATTTCAACGTATGTCTACTAGAATAATTTGAAGTATTTAATAGTTTGGTCAAAAATATTAAGAATATTTTTTAAGATTTAGTCAATAATAATGTTGACTGAGCATAACATATATTGTATAATTGTTTCGCGTGTGTTATAATATATAACATAGGATGGAGGGGTACTAAATGGTACTTGTAGATGAAAATGTTTTTTTTGATTTTTTTATAAGAATCAGTGGTGATATTAACAAGTCTAGTAGGGAATGCAAGAGTAAACAATCAATTGTTTGTAATGCTTCTATATCCATTATAAAGGGGGTAATGAGGTGTTAACTGTATTTGATAGAGATTTATTGGCTAATGAGTTGAAATCTTTTAGAGAAAAGAATGACTTAAAGCAAACCGAACTGGCAGAAAGGCTTGGTCTCAATCGTACTACAATTTCTTTTTTTGAAAACAAACAGCAATCACCTTCTACAGAAGTATTAAATAAGATCTGCGAATTAATTAATAAGCCGATTGATGTTTTTTTTGTGCGAGAAAATAAAGATCCTTTACTAATGATGATGGGTAAAATGGAAGTGTCTGATAAAGAAACTTTACTGAGAGTAATTGATCGTATTAAAATTAGAAAAAAGTATATTTCTCTTAGTAATAGGCTGGGTGATTAAATTGGAAAAGGTACTAAATAAAATAATAACTGACTATTCTCAGGAAAAGTATGATTTTAAACCTGATAAGCTTTCAAACGATGATATTGATGAGATTAAAAAAATATCTAGAGAAAAGCGTTATGATTATGGAAATGCACCAATAGGGATAAATATTTTCAAATTTATTAGAGATAAAGAGAAAAATATCTTTTTCGAAGGTGATAACTTTAATTCTAATTTTGATGCAGTAATATACCTTCCTGATAAAAATAGCGAATTAGCATTTATTATTTTGAATAAGTCAAAACCCTTGGTAAATCAGATTTTTGCAGCAGCTCATGAATACTATCATTATTTAAAAGATATTGAGGATATAAAAAGAGAACCAATAATTTGTTCTCTAGCAAATTCAAATATTAAAAGAGAACAAAAAGCTAGTAGATTTGCAGCAGAGTTTTTATTACCTGAAGAAGCTCTTAGAAATGAATTTAAAAGGCTTTGTAATATATTTAAAAGTGATAATAATGATACAAACTTCATAGCCATTTTATGTTATGTTTTATCTATAAATTATGGATTGCCACTAAAAGCTACTATATATAGACTTTATGAAGAAGGATATTTGAAAGATATTAAAGTTTATGTAAATAACTATGATTTTTTTAAAAAAAGTTTATCAGAAATTTTTAGAAGGTATACAGATCAAGGGCAAGAATTACTAAGTCCGGGAAATAAGCATATAGAAGAAGTTATGTATGATTATATTCCAAAGGCATATGAGAAGGGGTACATCTCTTATGATAAACTTCTTTATGATGTAAATACATTACTTTTAGATATTAATAACTTTGGAATTAAATCACCATATGATGAGTCGGAAGATGACAGTGAAATTAATGAGTTGGAACTTATAGAAAAATTGAAAAAAAAACTAATTCGTTGATTAAATAAAATTATAGTATATAAAAAGTTCATACAATTCAATATATTTGAATTGTATGAACTTTTTTATGTTAGAATGAGGCTTGGGCATAAGTG is a window encoding:
- a CDS encoding ImmA/IrrE family metallo-endopeptidase; this encodes MEKVLNKIITDYSQEKYDFKPDKLSNDDIDEIKKISREKRYDYGNAPIGINIFKFIRDKEKNIFFEGDNFNSNFDAVIYLPDKNSELAFIILNKSKPLVNQIFAAAHEYYHYLKDIEDIKREPIICSLANSNIKREQKASRFAAEFLLPEEALRNEFKRLCNIFKSDNNDTNFIAILCYVLSINYGLPLKATIYRLYEEGYLKDIKVYVNNYDFFKKSLSEIFRRYTDQGQELLSPGNKHIEEVMYDYIPKAYEKGYISYDKLLYDVNTLLLDINNFGIKSPYDESEDDSEINELELIEKLKKKLIR
- a CDS encoding transporter — translated: MRQFGPPAYPPPSVPPPKPAISYLIDCVNNYTYIWPKYGMPFWFYPTRIEYGEVSGYIWNGRNWTFYGFDPALIEASACYPIPTLY
- a CDS encoding DinB family protein, whose product is MNIKEIIQMIKNAIESTFQEIDKWFEKSEQLRSYSPQDKGWTINEILEHISLTNHFLLILINKGTKKAIEIARKGNANIELSDYKFGSEKLDEIAIYNSFNWINPEHMEPTGEKALLEIRTLLKSQVNQCLTNLEEMANGEGTLYKTMMTVNSLGKIDVYHYIYFLAQHAKRHIAQMENVEKEYIKL
- a CDS encoding helix-turn-helix transcriptional regulator, coding for MLTVFDRDLLANELKSFREKNDLKQTELAERLGLNRTTISFFENKQQSPSTEVLNKICELINKPIDVFFVRENKDPLLMMMGKMEVSDKETLLRVIDRIKIRKKYISLSNRLGD
- a CDS encoding S8 family serine peptidase, producing MSKLNKAITRLILVTMLVVLLAPAKMVWSGVGNQGTTYKGIIIKYKDDTKSETVKANVKKKLKLKDLKSKKKLKKGKVEVVEVDEGADVTSIVNELRKDTNVLYAQPDYKLFLNYIPDEPDFSAQWGLNNTNTQGVDIGVTDAWDITKGSTDIIVGVLDTGIDISHDDLSKNIYVNKKEIAGNGKDDDQNGYIDDVNGWNFVSKNGTVFDSTIFDIHGTHVAGIIGASENKMGTIGVSPKVKLLPLKFINGDSGYTSDAIQAIEYAKAAGAKIINCSWGGPDENEVLKDEIRNNPDILFIAAAGNGGKLGCAYPGGFNLSNVVSVGAVDRDGKLAAFSNYGPKVKLAAPGVNILSTIPGNNYGTLNGTSMSAPFVTGISVLLKSQNKNLKPAEIAAMLSNGSIEQRSLKGKIASGGIVNALSTLNSTTENKDESQQQDEQNEDTEDSSMVEALATAQPLLTEQIHFGKEGVYPPSGNFSDSYTDLAGIFTPFGEIKVTRTYNSLDGGYNLFGYGWSMGYYGRIEFQNSGSVLVAKVGGKSYAFLKDSYTGTFNPYGNHCKMETQGETNNYTAYILTAQDQTKYRYDSYGFLSHIEDKYGNRISFANSSTSNGYRIDKIYNSLGIEILITYNAAGYIDTISDPMGRTVKYQYDSNSRLTCITNPMGNKTYYSYSTLNYYLSEIRNNDGDSLNKIEYDTSNRVCKITDAVKNTYTFTYDPTNKKTTVVDSNQNRYIYGYNDDKYITGIQDPEDKNSGNEYNSYGEVYSATDRNGNITKYDRDVNGNITKITNPDGSTKTCEYDDKNNLTKEVDEKGNTTYYFYTDKRYLAKKVQPMSSTGLYSETGDQSRFAITTYTYNGYGQITSQKDPEGNVTTYDYDSKGYLISETSPEGNVTKYTNNPIGWTTKIISPKGYSIDYTFDNNGAIIKEAASTGETRRFVYNAAGRKVREISPNLYEPENEDTTTNTYNGGEGSYITYYPSGLVKSITDAENNTKSYTYDLYGQIETESKGDGSVVKYEYDKLNRLYKVYFVSKRGATPILLREYKYEVLSDKNTKRTEKVYFNDKETAETVEILDYRNNVVEKIDAEGAATSTQYYSNGAISSTKDEMGYSTYYRYDGIGRLTEKWSPFEEVKGTVYYSYTSIEYDKAGRVTAQRSSSEKVLLYKVPGKITGTYFTYDKDGNKKSQHTDSGRRTEFEYDADGNVNRETVYVDKTNKITTIYENNQFGKTVKQKEYIEKRDLAGNDTGLKEDLQELVTSYEYDKEGNVVSVSKPDGTKNDYVHDKLGRQTSTVIYEVDEAGNEIIETTSTTYDFEGKKISSTDANGYTTKYQYNRMGLLEKVIDPAGGIAAYYYDRAGRKTAEVSPANYYSNKALTDLNRIEYAYDKTGRIITKSDIYKNPVSGKMEKVVSKAYKYDSRGNVIKEVDALGYLAGTGSTVDERIDKGYGTEYSYNAAGLKTSVLDPVSKERELDSTTKWEYDAKGQIIAEISTDGAKDSNEYDSDGNIIFQKHTSPKTGVVSIIKSNTYDYLGNLLTAKDAKGNTTYYEYNNFGQKRKAKLPGDESIPSMEVYYQYDKQGRLSKEIYANSKVIIHKYNNKSLEVATTEQKLDESQAITVSSVYDANGNKVIEKDGNGNEKVKKYDALNRLISEKTIVTDVNRKKITKITSYTYDKNGNQTSIKDWKGNKLTMEYDPLNRLIKKTDQNGKVIESLYYYANSIQSKSTDALGNSTSFWYDKNNRLVKKVDSLKNTTLQSYDNEGNIDSKTDGRGNVTKYVYDDFNRLIQVRNAKDELTSYSYDANGNMTSIKDGKGNVETYEYNVANKIKRRIDHGGKTGAVYNKAKTEVYTYDCYGNKASVVDRNGIKTSFYYDIHGRLVKKEAGKVFEENTLNQSGEKLTLSNVEVAFVEYSYDDNGNILTIEGATGITTRTYDEENRVTTKTVPQLGTSRYQYDATGKNIPKGCHAEITTDPKGNVTCKTFDKVGRLSAVTTGTQTTNIAYYDNGNRKSVTYPDGSTEVYTYNGNNQIEALSNYRMSGGVKVLMDSYKYTYDKAGNQVTKNEIVNGVNKGVTAYTYDKLNRLESVTDPSGKTIAYTFDAVGNRTTETVTITGTKTVNTYSYNSENRLLTVRTKINDVETAVVKYVYDGNGNMVSRSNVILDSNSTGDGSISAAISGENDNSTTYYEYDNFNQLVKVEAGSKTQYYNYNGEGYRVEKTVAGKTTRYLYEGDKVVLEVDDDGLRTARNVYGTNLLMRTIGSTTVYYMYNGHGDVTALLDASSSKIKAAYSYDEWGNLKDNSKVDGEFEKDGNKDGKDDNWLYSASITAALVTNPAISGGKAQQIKTTASTASVYKTYATVAGHKYLFAGSYYIASKGSSLSTRVNSEGNSWNLNLGSVYWSSTLNQWKEAGVVFTATGTTTSLIPCFVDTQTCEVYIDKWKLIDLTELYGAGNEPTTVAAAMTDFDNSIMYAGYQYDKETGLYYLNARMYDPTIARFLQEDTYTGEIDDPLSLNLYTYCYNEPIKYDDPSGHFVRVTDNDRKEYIKENYGKNMSEDDVALFDREGILHFDETKITDSFRETTLYKQTVDSENNYKYRKDEKGTWVTIKFDAQKYQLDRESRLYFLKHFARVQANEFRERMPSYLRPETKQNPTAYSDAEAYRKIANYSVKLNEAIINSDDQYKVGQVLDDLLLTIGSSKYSISKNKYPNEFLKNGDSKFQLGLRSFGQVGFSPDLQENFANDPDPNNVQHNLLAIYLGYNYKNLAYFPAAFHETIQPIFSGNQVSGTFEDWESSVRGINLGKRLANNVPDKYKTYGAYTGGSSLPSGEKAKMSNLGNEIYKIITWVKPPPPSPKPAPAPIVTPKPK